One segment of Anatilimnocola aggregata DNA contains the following:
- a CDS encoding PQQ-dependent sugar dehydrogenase translates to MPLRPFRLLGSNKPRTSRPLRVEQLESRHLLSTLPVGFQEDFVAGGLYEPTSVTVAPDGRIFVTEKPNGVRIIDHGHLLPTPFVSLDVESGGERGVEGLVFDPNFAQNRFVYIYYTHATPTGSFDRLSRFTASSINPNVAEVGSEVVLLDGIRTAEPGFHNGGVMKFAPDGMLFLGIGDVGDLSLPQDLSKLQGKILRLNVAAYPNMIPSDNPFVNTPGARGEIWAYGFRNPFTGDLVPGTDRLIMGDVGSDNWEEINEVEKGKNYGWPLAEGMSDDPRFTNPLHFYPHDNGMGAAVVGGAVYAGTNFPEDYVGKYFFADYVRGFIKTLDLTTREVETFTPDAFIPVDVANAPDGSIYWLSLGLGSAANGSLYRIHYVGGNRVPLAVATANRTNGLSPLTVQFDGTASSDPDGDTLVSYNWDFGDGQTGSGATATHTYSTNGVYTVQLTVSDGEASSQSQPLTITVGNEAPTPTIDFPLANSTYSAGDIISFSGSATDPQDGTLPPSALTWSVEFHHNTHFHPGIVVAGSASGSYPVSLLGEVDADQWYRILLTATDAGGLRSTTYRDVFPVTSTFAVATNPPGGTILLDSQPIGAGETVTGVVNMTRFLAAPPTQLIGGRMYKFVSWSDGGAAEHEIATPAVPTTYTAQYQLMPLGATYTGPIPTEVINNQTIKYSLTITNAGTQTWSATGTNRVRLGVYFDGTSDAAGAWSKDPIRFSLPRNVAPGQSVTIAVTIKVPATAGDFVLRNRLVKEGSTPTWFETLRKTDVAVQTLNATYAGDVPTFWHTKQNQEYQLTVTNTGTATWNHLGADRVRLGVYFGGTSDAPGTGTSQPLRFELPHAVAPGESATITVTLAGPATAGNFTLRHRLEKMTVAWFDDILRTSVSAQIFAVTYSASPPKIWIVGESKTYTIKLTNTGTSTWNATGDKPVLLGVYFGGTNDNAPLTEEPQRFYLPKNVARGQTVTLTITVQAPETGGNLVLRHRLVKEDVNWSTSMLKTSVAVQTLAASYVGTVPTAWTAGETKSFVLTVKNTGTASWNLTGTNPVLLGIYFGGANDDPDLNDEPTRAALSTGKLSPSGAKVGTVIAPGQAVKLTITITAPLTPGQYVLRHRMVKENVSWFDTMLRTDVTVAAP, encoded by the coding sequence ATGCCTTTGCGCCCATTTCGCTTGCTCGGCAGCAATAAGCCCCGCACTTCCCGCCCGCTGCGCGTGGAGCAACTCGAGTCTCGTCATCTCCTGAGTACTCTGCCCGTTGGTTTTCAAGAAGACTTTGTCGCCGGCGGACTCTACGAACCGACTTCGGTGACCGTCGCGCCCGACGGCCGCATCTTCGTCACCGAGAAACCGAACGGCGTGCGGATTATCGACCACGGTCACCTGCTGCCGACTCCGTTTGTCTCGCTCGACGTCGAATCGGGTGGCGAACGGGGCGTGGAAGGTCTCGTCTTCGATCCGAATTTCGCCCAGAACCGATTTGTTTACATATATTACACGCATGCCACCCCGACCGGCTCGTTCGACCGCCTCAGCCGGTTCACCGCCAGCAGCATCAATCCGAACGTCGCCGAAGTTGGGAGCGAAGTTGTTCTGCTCGACGGCATTCGCACCGCCGAACCGGGCTTTCACAACGGCGGTGTGATGAAGTTCGCCCCCGACGGCATGTTGTTCTTGGGAATTGGCGATGTCGGCGACCTGTCGCTGCCGCAAGATCTTTCCAAGCTGCAAGGGAAGATACTGCGACTCAACGTGGCCGCATATCCGAACATGATTCCCAGCGATAACCCGTTTGTGAATACACCCGGCGCGCGGGGTGAAATCTGGGCCTACGGTTTTCGCAATCCGTTTACGGGTGACCTGGTTCCCGGCACCGATCGACTGATTATGGGAGACGTCGGCAGCGACAACTGGGAGGAAATCAACGAAGTCGAAAAAGGGAAGAACTACGGCTGGCCATTAGCAGAAGGGATGAGTGACGACCCGCGGTTCACCAATCCGCTCCATTTTTATCCGCACGATAACGGCATGGGGGCAGCGGTTGTGGGTGGCGCGGTTTACGCCGGAACGAATTTTCCCGAGGACTATGTCGGCAAGTACTTTTTTGCCGACTATGTGCGCGGCTTTATCAAGACACTCGACCTGACCACACGCGAGGTCGAAACGTTTACGCCCGACGCCTTCATTCCCGTCGATGTCGCGAATGCCCCGGACGGTTCCATCTATTGGCTCTCGCTCGGCTTAGGCTCCGCCGCGAACGGCTCCTTGTATCGCATTCACTATGTGGGCGGCAATCGAGTGCCGCTGGCGGTGGCCACTGCCAATCGAACCAACGGCCTGTCGCCGTTGACGGTGCAATTCGACGGCACAGCCAGTAGTGACCCAGACGGAGATACCCTCGTTTCGTACAACTGGGATTTTGGTGACGGCCAAACCGGCAGCGGGGCCACGGCCACGCATACCTACAGCACCAACGGCGTGTATACGGTTCAACTAACCGTGAGCGATGGGGAGGCAAGCAGCCAGTCGCAACCGCTGACGATTACGGTCGGGAATGAAGCGCCCACGCCGACAATTGACTTCCCTCTGGCCAATTCCACTTACAGCGCTGGAGACATCATCAGCTTTAGTGGTTCGGCCACCGATCCGCAGGACGGAACTTTGCCGCCGAGCGCGCTGACATGGAGTGTCGAGTTTCATCACAATACGCACTTCCACCCGGGGATCGTTGTGGCGGGCAGCGCCAGTGGAAGTTACCCCGTTTCGCTATTGGGAGAAGTGGATGCCGATCAGTGGTATCGAATTCTGCTCACCGCCACCGATGCTGGCGGGCTAAGGTCGACGACCTATCGGGATGTGTTCCCCGTTACTTCGACGTTCGCTGTCGCCACGAATCCTCCCGGCGGGACGATCCTGCTCGATAGCCAGCCCATCGGTGCGGGAGAAACCGTGACCGGCGTCGTGAATATGACCCGCTTCCTGGCGGCACCGCCGACGCAGTTGATCGGTGGGCGAATGTATAAGTTCGTCAGTTGGTCCGATGGCGGCGCAGCTGAGCATGAGATTGCCACGCCCGCTGTCCCCACGACTTACACGGCGCAGTATCAATTGATGCCTTTGGGTGCGACCTATACGGGCCCCATTCCCACCGAAGTGATCAATAATCAGACGATCAAATACTCCCTGACGATTACCAATGCCGGCACGCAAACATGGAGTGCGACGGGTACCAATCGCGTTCGCCTCGGCGTTTATTTCGACGGTACGAGCGACGCTGCGGGAGCTTGGAGCAAGGATCCGATTCGTTTCTCGTTGCCGCGGAATGTCGCGCCGGGACAGTCCGTCACCATTGCCGTGACGATCAAAGTCCCCGCGACAGCTGGCGATTTTGTCCTGCGCAATCGACTTGTGAAGGAAGGATCGACGCCGACCTGGTTCGAAACTCTGCGCAAGACGGACGTCGCCGTGCAGACGCTCAACGCCACCTACGCGGGCGATGTACCAACGTTCTGGCATACGAAGCAGAATCAGGAATACCAACTGACGGTCACCAACACCGGTACGGCTACTTGGAATCACTTGGGTGCAGATCGCGTTCGTCTTGGCGTCTATTTTGGTGGGACAAGCGACGCCCCCGGCACTGGTACCAGTCAGCCGTTGCGATTTGAATTGCCCCACGCTGTGGCCCCCGGTGAATCGGCCACCATCACCGTCACGCTCGCGGGACCCGCGACCGCCGGCAATTTCACGTTGCGGCATCGCCTGGAAAAAATGACGGTCGCCTGGTTTGACGACATCCTGCGGACGAGCGTCAGTGCCCAGATTTTTGCCGTTACCTACAGTGCCAGTCCGCCCAAGATTTGGATTGTCGGCGAATCGAAGACCTACACGATCAAGCTCACCAACACGGGCACCAGTACTTGGAACGCCACGGGTGACAAGCCGGTGCTCTTGGGTGTTTACTTCGGTGGTACCAACGACAATGCTCCATTGACCGAAGAGCCACAGCGTTTCTATCTGCCTAAGAACGTGGCCCGCGGTCAAACGGTCACGCTGACGATTACAGTGCAAGCCCCTGAGACTGGCGGCAACTTGGTGTTGCGCCACCGCCTGGTAAAAGAAGACGTGAACTGGAGCACTTCGATGCTCAAGACGAGCGTTGCCGTGCAAACACTCGCGGCCTCGTACGTGGGGACGGTGCCGACCGCCTGGACGGCCGGTGAAACGAAGTCCTTTGTTCTAACGGTCAAGAATACCGGCACTGCATCCTGGAACTTAACCGGCACGAACCCCGTCCTGCTGGGCATCTATTTTGGTGGCGCCAACGACGATCCTGACCTTAACGATGAACCCACGCGCGCGGCACTTTCCACCGGCAAGCTGAGCCCCAGTGGAGCAAAAGTGGGGACGGTGATCGCCCCCGGCCAGGCGGTGAAGTTGACCATAACCATCACTGCGCCCCTCACGCCCGGCCAATACGTGCTCCGGCACCGCATGGTCAAAGAGAACGTGAGCTGGTTCGACACAATGCTACGGACCGACGTGACGGTAGCTGCGCCGTAA
- a CDS encoding SDR family NAD(P)-dependent oxidoreductase, with the protein MATAQILLTNADGSVPRLFFLDCPPAMTEPSTPPRFAGKVAIITGTSDRGIGGATALRMADEGASLVMVSRHLPERLLKRLEKTTAPHVHMLADITIPEDVEKIVATCREKFGKLDILINNAGIEVASRLVDSSEAEWRNLLDVNLNGSIALTKAALPQLSQPGGVIVNVASALGLAGCAGFSVYSASKAGLIGFTQSLAWEVAKQGIRVVAVAPGLVVTPMVQKHTSKLTHETWAQLEACHPLGVGRAADVAAAITFLASEDARWITGITLPLGFAHQYPLPVMGE; encoded by the coding sequence ATGGCTACTGCTCAAATCCTCTTAACCAATGCCGACGGATCGGTCCCCCGCTTATTTTTCCTCGATTGTCCCCCAGCAATGACCGAACCGTCGACCCCTCCGCGCTTTGCCGGAAAAGTAGCCATAATCACCGGCACCAGCGACCGTGGCATCGGCGGAGCGACCGCTCTGCGGATGGCGGACGAAGGGGCCTCCCTCGTCATGGTCTCGCGCCATCTTCCCGAGCGTCTGCTCAAGCGTCTGGAGAAGACCACCGCGCCCCACGTCCACATGCTGGCCGATATTACGATTCCCGAAGACGTTGAGAAGATCGTCGCGACCTGCCGCGAAAAGTTCGGTAAGCTCGATATTCTCATCAACAATGCGGGGATCGAAGTTGCTTCGCGACTTGTCGATTCCAGCGAAGCAGAATGGCGAAATCTGCTCGATGTGAATTTGAACGGCTCGATTGCCCTGACCAAAGCGGCCTTGCCACAGCTGTCGCAACCTGGCGGCGTGATCGTCAATGTTGCCTCGGCACTTGGCCTGGCGGGGTGCGCAGGTTTTAGTGTGTACAGCGCGAGCAAAGCGGGGCTGATCGGCTTTACGCAGTCGCTGGCTTGGGAAGTTGCCAAGCAGGGAATTCGTGTGGTCGCAGTTGCCCCCGGCCTGGTAGTGACCCCCATGGTGCAGAAGCACACCTCCAAGCTGACTCACGAAACCTGGGCGCAACTAGAAGCCTGCCATCCGCTGGGCGTCGGGCGAGCCGCGGACGTGGCTGCTGCGATTACCTTTCTCGCTTCCGAAGATGCCCGCTGGATCACCGGCATCACCCTGCCGCTGGGCTTCGCCCATCAATATCCGCTGCCAGTCATGGGCGAGTAG
- a CDS encoding fatty acid desaturase family protein, with amino-acid sequence MLPRYAADYRALLWLTLAIGILILEYSHSYLVFFLFPINIYFAICAGVIAHNHNHCPMFASKRSNGILGHVLTFFYGYPTFVWVPTHNLNHHKHVNRAGDATITWRHTDRHNLWVAASYFFVSSYHQTAQIKAFLAKAKATNSKLFRRVQWQYTVWLSIWFAVWLTGVMLHGLRRGTVLWLLGVGLPALSSVWTIMFFNYEQHVHTDPWSAHNHSRNFVGPIINFLLFNNGYHTVHHNQPGLHWSKTPQEHRKIAHQIDVRLQQRNVLLYWFNNFFVSLFWPAFGTQQVGRAAFDPPPGISNDLTTDEIQLGEAGTNTDMVTTGHQT; translated from the coding sequence TTGTTGCCACGCTACGCTGCCGATTATCGCGCGCTCCTTTGGTTAACCCTGGCAATCGGCATCTTGATTCTCGAGTACTCCCATTCGTACCTCGTCTTCTTTCTCTTTCCAATCAATATCTACTTTGCCATTTGCGCTGGCGTCATCGCCCACAATCACAACCATTGCCCCATGTTCGCGAGCAAACGCAGCAATGGCATTTTAGGTCATGTACTAACCTTCTTTTATGGCTACCCGACCTTCGTTTGGGTGCCGACTCACAACCTCAATCATCACAAACATGTGAACCGCGCGGGCGATGCTACCATCACGTGGCGACACACCGACCGTCACAACCTGTGGGTTGCCGCCAGCTATTTCTTCGTATCCAGTTATCATCAGACCGCGCAAATCAAGGCCTTTCTGGCGAAAGCCAAAGCCACCAACTCCAAGCTCTTCCGTCGCGTTCAATGGCAATACACCGTATGGCTCAGCATCTGGTTTGCGGTTTGGTTAACGGGAGTCATGTTGCACGGCCTGCGCCGCGGCACGGTCTTATGGCTCTTAGGTGTGGGCCTCCCTGCCCTCTCGTCGGTCTGGACCATCATGTTCTTCAACTACGAGCAGCACGTGCACACCGACCCTTGGTCCGCGCACAATCACTCCCGCAACTTCGTCGGCCCGATCATCAACTTTCTCCTTTTCAATAACGGCTATCACACCGTCCACCACAACCAGCCCGGTTTGCATTGGAGCAAGACCCCGCAGGAGCACCGCAAGATCGCTCACCAAATCGACGTCCGACTGCAGCAGCGGAATGTGCTCCTCTATTGGTTCAACAACTTTTTTGTCTCATTGTTCTGGCCCGCCTTCGGCACACAGCAAGTCGGCCGCGCCGCCTTCGATCCGCCCCCGGGCATCTCGAACGATCTGACGACCGACGAGATCCAACTGGGCGAAGCGGGTACCAACACCGACATGGTGACGACCGGACATCAGACTTAA
- a CDS encoding toxin-antitoxin system YwqK family antitoxin, with product MKVTSPWMRVSLSLCLAAGWMIQPIVAEDIIPVPVPSAEPIAAEPISAVPPEAEPVAGEPTPAQAEVVAEPLQAVELAPPLAAPPSSRLSKVRITDESPNAPTEQATEPTPAAKSDDDDIVTELVKERFANGTIKAEREMAQDRDGNFVLHGVYRQYDERGQIVCEGTHEQGQAVGTWKRYYRGGDAALLATAPYKDFQAPFTSQASFVDGQLHGKWTISDAKQRKISEIDFANGNRHGKAAWFYPNGTLLSQAAYDHGRVHGDVMKWGTDASLLGKETFTHGRKLAPKVDYYDAEHKRSEIFYLHAPLVVKTTDDFHAATLAVFEIRGQDEKFGSFRIWHANGQLARQGEFRYNLPVGKASWYYSNGQKQMEGTYVDGKQDGTWTWWHQNGIKQIAGDYRDGVPVGKWSWWKETGKLAQRSDMTATKVANIPAPLPDPEDNIRR from the coding sequence ATGAAAGTCACGTCGCCCTGGATGCGAGTCTCGCTATCCCTGTGCCTCGCCGCCGGCTGGATGATTCAGCCGATTGTGGCCGAAGACATCATCCCCGTTCCGGTACCCTCGGCCGAGCCGATTGCTGCCGAACCAATCTCGGCTGTGCCCCCCGAAGCGGAACCGGTCGCCGGCGAACCGACTCCGGCCCAGGCCGAAGTAGTCGCCGAGCCCTTGCAGGCCGTCGAACTCGCTCCGCCGCTCGCAGCACCTCCCAGCAGCCGGCTGTCGAAGGTTCGCATCACTGACGAAAGCCCGAACGCTCCCACCGAACAGGCCACCGAGCCGACGCCCGCCGCCAAGAGCGATGACGATGACATCGTCACCGAACTGGTCAAGGAACGCTTTGCCAACGGCACCATCAAGGCCGAACGCGAAATGGCCCAGGACCGCGACGGTAACTTCGTGCTGCATGGTGTCTATCGCCAGTACGACGAACGTGGCCAGATCGTGTGCGAAGGTACACACGAGCAGGGTCAAGCCGTCGGCACTTGGAAGCGCTACTATCGCGGCGGCGATGCAGCCCTGCTTGCCACTGCTCCCTACAAAGACTTTCAAGCACCGTTCACTTCGCAGGCCTCGTTCGTCGACGGCCAGCTGCACGGCAAGTGGACCATCTCCGATGCCAAGCAGCGGAAGATCAGCGAGATCGACTTTGCCAACGGCAATCGCCACGGCAAAGCTGCCTGGTTCTATCCTAACGGCACGCTCCTCTCGCAAGCCGCCTACGATCATGGACGCGTCCATGGCGATGTTATGAAGTGGGGCACCGATGCCTCGCTCCTCGGCAAAGAGACATTCACCCACGGCCGCAAGCTGGCGCCGAAGGTCGACTACTACGATGCCGAACACAAGCGGTCGGAGATCTTCTACCTCCACGCTCCACTGGTGGTGAAGACCACCGACGACTTCCACGCTGCCACGCTGGCCGTGTTCGAAATTCGTGGCCAGGACGAGAAGTTCGGTTCGTTCCGCATCTGGCACGCGAACGGACAACTCGCTCGCCAAGGCGAGTTCCGTTACAACCTGCCCGTCGGCAAAGCCAGTTGGTACTACTCCAACGGCCAAAAGCAGATGGAAGGCACGTACGTCGATGGTAAGCAAGACGGCACCTGGACCTGGTGGCACCAAAACGGCATCAAGCAGATTGCCGGTGACTACCGCGATGGCGTGCCAGTGGGCAAGTGGTCGTGGTGGAAAGAAACCGGCAAGCTCGCTCAGCGCAGCGATATGACGGCTACCAAGGTCGCCAATATTCCTGCCCCGCTGCCCGATCCCGAAGACAACATTCGCCGCTAA
- a CDS encoding DUF6793 family protein: protein MPLFEIETDAHIIITWAADETAAGGVVHEAYPGDKVIRLTKRPRDTWVISKGALGLTTKRVDVCSTARDCLSKSSGDKVHAIRLYMHETGTDLEHARKVIESNMVMGW, encoded by the coding sequence ATGCCACTGTTTGAGATTGAAACGGACGCTCACATCATCATCACCTGGGCCGCTGACGAAACCGCTGCGGGCGGCGTCGTCCACGAGGCCTACCCAGGTGATAAAGTCATTCGCCTCACTAAGCGGCCACGCGATACCTGGGTTATTTCCAAGGGTGCCCTCGGCCTGACCACCAAGCGAGTCGACGTCTGCTCGACCGCCCGCGACTGCCTCAGCAAGTCGTCCGGCGACAAGGTACATGCCATCCGCCTGTACATGCACGAAACAGGCACCGACCTGGAACACGCCCGTAAAGTCATTGAGTCGAACATGGTCATGGGCTGGTAA
- a CDS encoding outer membrane protein assembly factor BamB family protein, protein MKTYFWTWSVLVCFLALPAVAEDWPQFRGILQDGVATTANLPTTWSNSQNLLWQAKLPGPGSSSPVVVGGKIYLTSYSGYGEDENNPGDQSALQRQVLCFDLKTGKEEWTFAAKALVPEESFQGFQALHGYASSTPACDSDALYVFFGKSGVGCLGLNGKPRWGCKVGDKTHSWGSGTSPVLYKNTVIVNASVESGALVGINKKTGSIAWTQRGVRAAWNSPILVKAPNNKVELVLSSEGELQGYDPENGKPLWRAPGIQDYVCPSVIAHDGIIYAIGARSGMGVAVKAGGRGDVPVLWEMKRGSNVCSPVFHEGHLYWTHESRGVAYCADAKTGEVLYEQRLEPRPDLIYASGLLAGDKIYYVSRNNGVYVVAAKPQFELVAHNRSLDSSVFNASPVAVDGKLLLRSNEALYCVGLK, encoded by the coding sequence ATGAAGACTTATTTTTGGACTTGGAGCGTGCTGGTTTGTTTTCTGGCACTGCCAGCGGTGGCCGAAGACTGGCCGCAGTTCCGCGGCATCTTGCAGGATGGTGTGGCGACAACAGCGAACTTGCCGACCACTTGGAGCAATAGCCAGAACCTGCTCTGGCAAGCCAAACTGCCGGGCCCAGGGAGCAGCAGTCCGGTGGTCGTCGGCGGCAAGATCTATCTCACCAGTTACTCGGGCTATGGCGAAGACGAAAACAACCCGGGCGATCAATCGGCCCTGCAGCGGCAAGTCCTCTGCTTCGATCTGAAAACCGGCAAGGAGGAGTGGACCTTCGCGGCCAAAGCCCTGGTGCCAGAAGAGAGTTTTCAAGGCTTTCAAGCGTTGCACGGCTATGCCTCCAGCACACCCGCCTGCGACAGCGATGCACTGTATGTCTTCTTTGGCAAATCGGGTGTGGGCTGCTTGGGGCTCAATGGCAAGCCTCGCTGGGGCTGCAAGGTCGGTGACAAGACGCACAGCTGGGGTTCGGGGACTTCGCCCGTGCTGTACAAAAACACGGTCATTGTGAACGCGAGCGTCGAGAGTGGTGCGCTGGTAGGAATCAATAAGAAAACGGGAAGTATTGCCTGGACTCAGCGGGGCGTGCGCGCGGCCTGGAATTCGCCCATTCTGGTCAAAGCACCCAATAACAAAGTGGAACTCGTCTTGAGCAGTGAGGGTGAACTGCAGGGGTACGATCCCGAGAATGGCAAGCCACTCTGGCGGGCACCGGGCATTCAGGATTACGTCTGCCCCAGTGTGATTGCCCACGACGGCATCATCTATGCGATTGGTGCCCGGTCGGGCATGGGTGTGGCCGTGAAAGCTGGCGGACGCGGCGATGTGCCGGTGCTGTGGGAAATGAAGCGGGGCTCGAATGTCTGTTCGCCCGTGTTTCATGAGGGGCATTTGTACTGGACGCACGAAAGCCGCGGCGTGGCCTATTGTGCCGATGCGAAGACCGGCGAAGTTCTGTACGAGCAACGACTCGAACCTCGCCCGGACCTGATTTACGCCTCCGGACTGCTGGCTGGCGACAAGATCTATTACGTCAGCCGCAACAATGGCGTGTATGTCGTGGCGGCCAAGCCGCAGTTCGAACTCGTCGCCCATAATCGCTCGCTCGACAGCAGCGTCTTCAATGCCAGTCCTGTCGCCGTCGATGGCAAACTGCTGCTCAGGTCGAACGAGGCGTTGTATTGTGTGGGGCTGAAGTAG